The Papaver somniferum cultivar HN1 chromosome 3, ASM357369v1, whole genome shotgun sequence genome includes a region encoding these proteins:
- the LOC113357147 gene encoding adenylosuccinate synthetase 2, chloroplastic-like: protein MNLSSLRLDSNPLTVPKGRSYGRKLSGARPLLHLPYESRISLRASSVVSSPKAVTADELGRLDSLSQVSGVLGCQWGDEGKGKLVDILAKHFDIVARCQGGANAGHTIYNAEGKKFALHLVPSGILNEETLCLIGNGVVVHLPGLFKEIDGLEANGVSCKGRILVSDRAHLLFDFHQTVDGLRESELAKSFIGTTKRGIGPCYSSKMIRNGIRVCDLRHMDTFRDKLDVLLSDAASRFKGFNYSNDMLNEEVEQYKRFADRLGPFIADTVHFVNDSIAQKKKILVEGGQATMLDIDFGTYPFVTSSSPSAGGICTGLGIAPRVLGDLIGVVKAYTTRVGSGPFPTELLCEAGEDLRKAGHEFGTTTGRPRRCGWLDIVALKFCCQINGFSSLNLTKLDVLSSLQEIKLGISYKTVDGTPVTSFPADLSVLEQLQVEYEVLPGWQTDISGIRNYEELPLAAQRYVERIEELVGVPSHYIGVGPHRDALIYK, encoded by the exons ATGAACCTCTCTTCTCTCAGACTTGACTCTAACCCTCTTACGGTTCCCAAAGGGAGATCTTATGGCAGAAAGCTCAGTGGTGCAaggcctcttcttcatcttccctaTGAATCTAGAATCTCACTGAGAGCTTCAAGTGTCGTCTCTTCTCCCAAGGCTGTGACTGCAGATGAGTTGGGTCGGCTAGATTCTTTGAGCCAGGTTTCCGGGGTGTTGGGTTGTCAATGGGgtgatgaagggaaggggaaattgGTTGATATTTTGGCGAAGCATTTTGATATCGTTGCTCGCTGCCAG GGTGGTGCAAATGCGGGCCACACCATATACAATGCCGAAGGGAAGAAGTTTGCTCTTCACCTTGTTCCATCAGGAATCCTTAATGAAGAAACCCTTTGTCTCATTGGCAACGGAGTTGTGGTGCATCTACCTGGGCTTTTTAAAGAAATTGATGGCCTCGAGGCCAATGGAGTCTCTTGTAAAGGAAGGATATTGGTGTCTGATCGTGCTCATTTGTTGTTCGACTTCCATCAAACTGTAGATGGGCTTAGGGAATCTGAACTTGCTAAGTCCTTTATTGGGACAACAAAGAGAGGGATTGGACCTTGTTACTCAAGCAAGATGATTCGTAATGGCATAAGAGTATGCGACCTTAGGCACATGGATACTTTCCGTGACAAGCTTGATGTGTTGTTGTCCGATGCAGCTTCCCGTTTCAAAGGGTTTAACTATAGCAATGACATGCTCAATGAGGAAGTTGAACAGTACAAGAGATTTGCCGATAGATTGGGGCCCTTCATTGCTGATACTGTTCATTTTGTGAATGATTCTATAGcacagaaaaagaaaatattGGTTGAAGGTGGTCAGGCAACCATgttggatattgattttggtaCATACCCATTTGTCACTTCTTCTAGCCCATCAGCTGGTGGTATTTGCACCGGACTTGGTATTGCTCCAAGAGTCCTGGGTGATCTAATCGGAGTT GTAAAGGCTTACACTACAAGGGTTGGATCTGGTCCTTTTCCAACAGAGTTATTGTGTGAAGCTGGAGAAGACCTTAGAAAAGCTGGGCATGAATTTGGTACCACTACTGGTAGACCTCGAAGATGTGGTTGGCTCGATATCGTAGCACTAAAATTTTGCTGTCAGATTAATGGTTTTTCTTCTCTCAATCTCACTAAGCTTGATGTCTTGTCAAGTCTTCAAGAAATTAAGTTGGGAATCTCCTACAAAACAGTCGACGGGACACCAGTTACTTCTTTCCCTGCAGATCTCTCTGTGCTCGAGCAACTACAG GTTGAATACGAGGTGTTACCTGGGTGGCAGACTGATATTTCTGGAATTCGAAACTATGAGGAACTTCCTTTGGCAGCACAACGATATGTGGAAAGAATAGAGGAATTAGTGGGTGTTCCTAGTCACTACATTGGTGTAGGACCTCATCGTGATGCTCTAATATACAAGTAA